The proteins below come from a single Kosakonia sp. SMBL-WEM22 genomic window:
- a CDS encoding endonuclease/exonuclease/phosphatase family protein encodes MAKNTYAMRYVAGQPAERILPPGSFASIGQALPAGVPLSQDEKIRVLVWNIFKQQRAEWLSVLQSFGKDAHLVLLQEAQTTPELVSFATSNYLAADQVPAFVLPQHPSGVMTLSSAHPVYCCPLREREPILRLAKSALVTVYPLPDSRNLMVVNVHAVNFSLGVDVYSKQLLPIGDQIGRHDGPVIMAGDFNAWSRPRMNALYRFAREMALRQVRFTDDNRRRAFGRPLDFVFYRGLNVDEASVLVTRASDHNPLLVEFSPLPAGK; translated from the coding sequence GTTCGCCAGTATTGGTCAGGCTTTACCTGCCGGCGTTCCTTTAAGCCAGGATGAAAAGATCCGCGTGCTGGTATGGAACATCTTTAAGCAGCAGCGAGCGGAGTGGCTCTCGGTGCTGCAAAGTTTCGGCAAAGATGCGCACCTGGTGCTGTTGCAGGAAGCGCAGACGACGCCTGAGCTGGTGAGTTTCGCAACCAGCAACTACCTTGCTGCCGATCAGGTTCCCGCCTTTGTGCTGCCTCAGCACCCCTCAGGCGTGATGACGCTCTCTTCTGCCCATCCGGTCTACTGCTGTCCTCTGCGCGAGCGTGAGCCGATTCTGCGGCTGGCCAAGTCAGCTCTGGTGACGGTCTATCCGCTGCCGGACAGCCGTAATCTGATGGTGGTGAATGTTCATGCGGTCAATTTCAGTCTCGGTGTCGATGTTTATAGCAAACAGCTGTTGCCGATTGGCGATCAGATTGGTCGTCACGATGGTCCGGTAATTATGGCCGGGGATTTTAACGCCTGGAGCCGTCCGCGCATGAACGCGCTCTACCGTTTTGCGCGCGAAATGGCGCTGCGGCAAGTTCGATTCACCGACGATAACCGCAGGCGTGCCTTTGGCCGACCGCTCGATTTTGTCTTCTATCGTGGGTTAAACGTTGATGAGGCGTCGGTGCTGGTGACCCGCGCATCGGATCACAACCCCCTGCTGGTGGAGTTCAGCCCGCTCCCTGCCGGCAAATAG